A window of Ooceraea biroi isolate clonal line C1 chromosome 9, Obir_v5.4, whole genome shotgun sequence genomic DNA:
ACTTCACATATCAAACACataactttaattttacaactttaaaactttaacatttactaaattgaaatattattaatcgccaatcaatttcatatattagataaaatttttcttcgatCATACTGGCTAACATATGCTAGATGGTCAGCAATGGATAAActaaaatctgttttttttttcaaacgcGATATACTGCACGCCGCACAGTGGTCAAAACGACTGAAAACGTGGCCAaaatccatttaaaaaaaaatattttttatcgtcattacattattgtttgtTAGTTCTAAGTCCGTACTAAATTTCTCTAACGTTATAGTCcaaacaaatttcatttatgagagctataaatgtataaagttcATTATCGTAAGTCTCTAATATGATTTTGACCATAATCGGTGTCACAATTGTGATTTCATTCACAAAGTTATCACGTACCgggttattaaatcttttcatcCTTGTTTTATTGTATCCTTTGTGCTTCTGATAACgctgttatttattcaattttcattacagttaatagaataaaataagataatgcTGTTGTGATGTAACactaatgaaatattgcgaTTCAAATTCCCCCATCGTGAGTCGGCGCGATAAATCaaatagaatttaaaatttaattatatatcaaaagaaataagaaaaagtttatctGCGCCAAACTGCACCGAAGTTTTTCTCAAATGCTTCCCTGAAGACATATTTCAGTGCAACTTTTAAAttggacaccctgtatatataattaatattattaagagacacggtagtgtctcgcgccaagtatacgcgcagcgagaccgcaccgtgacttttacgcgaagcgacgctttcgcagacactccgattattagatctcaataaccgctgaacggatgaacttctaagtaggctcaatggatagcttagggtcgaattatataataaaagtgtttttatttttcttgtacgtgctctacgagcggagatatggcgatgcaaagtctgaaattggaaaatttcatttaagaaacgtcgtcgtcatcatcatcaagtgtacagtccgttctttttcgtcgagatggcagcagctccgtttataccgaccggcggagatgctgttggtatatccgtgtgactcacacataacgatcatatgtagaggctctacattagaaaactctaacttatcgacccgTCATGTGTAaatcacacggatatacggacatctccgccggtcggtgtacgacaagtgtacgacgcaatgtagtgcaagaagtttttgcgagagaacgagtgagtgagtgagtgaatgagtgagcgagagggcgagtgagtgagagggcgagcgagcaagagagagagagagagagagagtgagagagcgagagagagtgaatgagagagcgaaagagctaGTGAATGAGTATAAAGGAAGACCCGGGCGGGAAATCCGACCGCAGCCGAGGAAGTGAAGTGAAAGTGTTATTGTTTCGTCGTTAAATAACCTATCCATTGAGTGAGATTGAATACAATGTAAGTAACCTATGTAAGTAacctatacattttattctgattattattagtattagtattattagtattatttaataatgttagagaagtaatataattaaataaaattaataaatttactcgAGTTCTCTTTGATCAATCGCACTTTCCATTAAtgacaacaattttttcatgcACATTTCTGTGTCTCCTAGGCGATCAGAGTAGCTCTCCTGGGATTAGAGAACTTCCACGATTATCCTCAGGCAATCGCCGAAATTAAAAACCTGCTTCTCAGTGAACTAGCGAAGACGATGACGTCGTTGGATCGACATTAACCAagttttatttgaaaagatcATCGATGGACTTAATGATGCATCCGCGATGCAAGTAATTCTCTACTTTAAATACATATCTTTGGAAAATTGCAGCCAGGACAATTGGTCGAAATGTGTCTCGCACATATCGCGAGAGATTATTGTAGAGAAATAATCTGTCGCTGTAAGTTCATTCACTGAATACTTTACGAAATCCTTTCACGGAGGGGAAAATGCTTCGAGTGCGCTCCCAGAATAGCGTGTAGtaagttgaagaataaaatcagTCGAGCATCCGACTTTAGTCTCGCGATATTATGACAGATCGTGAATGGTGAGTCGTTTGAATAAATCTATTTTGTTTTCAGTGAGCAGGAGGCGAAATTTGTACAGGATCGTATAACAGGCGTGGAGAAGCACTTCGCTAAACTATGCACGATATTTGCAGCGTTTACCAGGAAAGCGGCCAGGTGATAACCAGCTAACTCTATCGATTATTTTTCCTCAGCGATACACACGGACCCTTCACTCGCTATCGCTTCGACGTAAAACCTCATTTCCGTTTATTATTCAccagcaatattattttcagactGCGCGATAAAAGTGACGAGTTTGCAAAAGTAATACAGGTCTATGGTGATTCGAAAACTATAAATCGATCCATGAGTACTGGATTGGCGAACTTTTCAGCAACGTTATCAGTCGTCGGTGATTATAGTAGGTAAAAACGATTCTTTAAATTACATATCTTTCACGCAAATAATGTCtgcaaataattaacaaatttagctcaatttaaatttatttactcgGACAAATAAACTATTCATTGTctttctatattaaatataaaatttacctTTCAACATGCTGATAAAGTGCAACATTATGCTTCaacatcattttaattttttcaccttcgaaattattaattttagagaTGCAGAAGTGCAAAGATTGGACACCAAAGTAAGTGCGCCTCCTTCACAGTACGCAATGATTTGCAAGCATGCGCGCGATGATGTAAAAAATACCTTCGCAGCACGCGATAGAGAATTCACAGAACGAAGGCAATTGGACAAAGTTCGAGAAAGAAACCCTAGGAATCGTCAAATGGTAGTATCCTTATAATTAAAACCTCATTTTACAAGCATCACTTAATTTCAATCGTGATTTCATTAATTCCATGGCTTTCGTAATTGTAAATCGAAAAATCATTTagacgataaataaaatcgcgcaataaatatattgatgaaATCATTTCAAACTAATATAACTATGTTACTCAAGTATCTCTTGTTACAATTAGTCACAAGCCGAGTCTGAACTGATGAAAGCATCCGTTGAGATGTCCCAAGTGGTCAAGGGATTGGAGGAGCAGATCAACTCGTTCGAGCGACGAAAGCTGCACGATTTGAAATCTGTACTATTGGATTTCGTCACCATCGAACTGAGGTTTCACAGAAAGGCTCTTGAACTTCTGACTAAAGCGTACCAAGATTCGTATCCATCGACGAAATTAAAGATCTTGAGAtgagattttttcaaatcgtGTGATCATTTTCATATATCATGTATAAGTGTAGTTGATTTAACATGCTTTTAACATGCAGGACTAACGTAATAACGTATcgataatattgtttaacCAAATCACGCGATTATGTACAGGAATTAAGAGACTTTAGACAAACAATGCGCGCCCCTGACTCCGTCACAAGGCTGGACACAGTAAACAGAACGTCGTTTCGACACGCTTATTCCTTAACGAACTTAACTAACCGATTTGCATCCTCTCCTGCGACACTGCAGAAATTGGCTAATCGAGAAGCCGAGTCTGCTGTAAGCTCAATAATTCATTTAACGTGTGAGTCGTTCTACTATTCCATTCTTGAATCTTTAACGATGAATGCTTCCAGGATTCCGTACAAACCGGATTCACCAATTCATCCGAGTCGGTCCAAGTTCTCAGGCCTATCCCACCAATCCCTACATGTCAGAAGTCCTTCATATCGTCCATAATATCTCCATAATATATCGCATACCTTCGAAAATGATTGTATTTACACACTTACTTCACTtacttttgaaaaatactcGATTTGTACTTTAGATATAAATGTCTATGAATAGTTGtttaagatttaataaaagaagaggaTCCTGAATCATCTTTATAATGtctaataatcaatatatgtattatgagTTAGGGTATATTAAAGTtgtgttatttaaaatgtaattctcATTCACTTTCTGATAGCTCAGTCAATCGTAATAAAGATCATTTAAAGCAATAGAAAAAGTACAGTTTTATAGAAAAgtgtaagtttattttttataatataacaaaaggaTATCTCATGCATGCTAATCTTTCCTCCACATGATTGTATGGCTATTCCAGATACTTTGGATGAGTGGTCACTTGTTAGATTAGTATATTGAAGAAAGGGATGAGCCTATTTATCACCTTATTAAGGATTTATATGGCACATTAATAGTACGATTATTGAGTAATATACTGAGTAATATTACTAATAAGTAAATGCAGCTTTCACAGTTATATAGATAAATCAATACAATGTAagatacatatacaatatgtataatgctgaaacaaatgtattacgtttatctgtatataaataatagttacATTAACAATTTGTTCGTTATCACGACGTGATCAACTTGAACACAGGAGCATCGATAATCGTTTTGTTAGAAGATAATAGACAGGATGAAGAGAGCGAGATTACTGCAacgtaaagagaaagaaaattaatagaacTTCTCAAAATAGAAAAACGCGCTCATTCACTATTAGGCTTCTTCTTCGCCAGGAATGGTGATAgggtattaataaaaaatatataatattggtgCGAGACATTACCGTGTCTcgatagaatataatatatttatttgtggGTTTTGtataaagtatttaatattaatgacgcGCACGCCGCGCCCCCCACGTCCGCGGTGCCCGGGGGCTATTGGTTAATTAGGATGCAATATGTGAAAATGCGCCAGAAAGAAACAATTGCCTTACGATCCGTTGCCGTAACGCCGCAGCTAGAAGACGAAGCGACCATATTGAAAGAGAGAGCCATGGACAAAGGACGTGAGTTGATatcatacattatattttataaaatatttatttattgtacatttattcacacacacacacacacaatatatatgtattttgttgcAGCTATCGACGTTGAAATGGTGGATTCGCCTATTTCGCCGATGTTCCCATTAACACAGGCGGACCCATTAATACAGGCGCCTGTACCACCACCGCTGCCACCGCCGCTACCACCGCAGTTACCACCGCCTGTGTTAATGGGAACAGCGGCCCCGGTTCGAATGACACCGGACGGGAAGATTTTACcgagtaaatatataaaaaatatatatatatcaatctATATCATTGCCGGGATTTAGTTGCACATTTCTAACCTATTTCGTTGTCAACTCCCACTGTCCCCCTCTTGCCGCGTattgtaattgtatatttctaaTCTAGCGGCATGTATCTTGTTTATGTTTATTAGCGTCCGGTACCTCGTTTCTATGATACGCGCGGTAAGAGGGGGATAGTGGGAGTTGACAACGAAATAGGTTAGAAATGTGCAACTAAATCCCGGCACTCATCTATATCAATCtatatatctacatatattaatatcaattgttTGTTTCAGAACGATGGAGACGTGCTGGCCGCCATCCGTGGCGTGGCGGACGTGGAGGGCGCGGCGGACGTGGCGGCCGTGGCGGGCGCGTCGTGAacatacaatattttcatttttaatatatttttaatattttaataaacaataaatccaaatatattatatatatgttttctttatttattaatacccTATCGCCATTCCTGATCTTTCTCTTTACGTTGCAGTAATCTCGCTCTCTTCATCCTGTCTATTATCTTCTAACAAAACGATTATCGATGCTCCTGTGTTCAAGTTGATCACGTCGTGATAACGAACAAATTGTTAATgtaactattatttatatacagataaacgtaatacatttgtttcagcattatacatattgtatatgtatctTACATTGTATTGATTTATCTATATAACTGTGAAAGCTGCATTTACTTATTAGTAATATTACTCAGTATATTACTCAATAATCGTACTATTAATGTGCCATATAAATCCTTAATAAGGTGATAAATAGGCTCATCCCTTTCTTCAATATACTAATCTAACAAGTGACCACTCATCCAAAGTATCTGGAATAGCCATACAATCATGTGGAGGAAAGATTAGCATGCATGAGATAtccttttgttatattataaaaaataaacttacacTTTTCTATAAAACTGTACTTTTTCTATTGCTTTAAATGATCTTTATTACGATTGACTGAGCTATCAGAAAGTGAATgagaattacattttaaataacacaACTTTAATATACCCTAActcataatacatatattgattattagaCATTATAAAGATGATTCAGGAtcctcttcttttattaaatcttaaaCAACTATTCATAGACATTTATATCTAAAGTACAAATCgagtatttttcaaaagtaAGTGAAGTAAGTGTGTAAATACAATCATTTTCGAAGGTATGCGATATATTATGGAGATATTATGGACGATATGAAGGACTTCTGACATGTAGGGATTGGTGGGATAGGCCTGAGAACTTGGACCGACTCGGATGAATTGGTGAATCCGGTTTGTACGGAATCCTGGAAGCATTCATCGTTAAAGATTCAAGAATGGAATAGTAGAACGACTCACACGTTAAATGAATTATTGAGCTTACAGCAGACTCGGCTTCTCGATTAGCCAATTTCTGCAGTGTCGCAGGAGAGGATGCAAATCGGTTAGTTAAGTTCGTTAAGGAATAAGCGTGTCGAAACGACGTTCTGTTTACTGTGTCCAGCCTTGTGACGGAGTCAGGGGCGCGCATTGTTTGTCTAAAGTCTCTTAATTCCTGTACATAATCGCGTGATTTGgttaaacaatattatcgATACGTTATTACGTTAGTCCTGCATGTTAAAAGCATGTTAAATCAACTACACTTATACATGATATATGAAAATGATCACacgatttgaaaaaatctcaTCTCAAGATCTTTAATTTCGTCGATGGATACGAATCTTGGTACGCTTTAGTCAGAAGTTCAAGAGCCTTTCTGTGAAACCTCAGTTCGATGGTGACGAAATCCAATAGTACAGATTTCAAATCGTGCAGCTTTCGTCGCTCGAACGAGTTGATCTGCTCCTCCAATCCCTTGACCACTTGGGACATCTCAACGGATGCTTTCATCAGTTCAGACTCGGCTTGTGACTAATTGTAACAAGAGATACTTGAGTAACATAGTTATATTAGTTTGAAATGATttcatcaatatatttattgcgcgattttatttatcgtctAAATGATTTTTCGATTTACAATTACGAAAGCCATGGAATTAATGAAATCACGATTGAAATTAAGTGATGCTTGTAAAATGAGGTTTTAATTATAAGGATACTACCATTTGACGATTCCTAGGGTTTCTTTCTCGAACTTTGTCCAATTGCCTTCGTTCTGTGAATTCTCTATCGCGTGCTGCGAAGGTATTTTTTACATCATCGCGCGCATGCTTGCAAATCATTGCGTACTGTGAAGGAGGCGCACTTACTTTGGTGTCCAATCTTTGCACTTCTGCAtctctaaaattaataatttcgaaggtgaaaaaattaaaatgatgttGAAGCATAATGTTGCACTTTATCAGCATGTTGAAaggtaaattttatatttaatatagaaagACAATGAATAGTTTATTTGTCcgagtaaataaatttaaattgagctaaatttgttaattatttgcaGACATTATTTGCGTGAAAGATATGTAATTTAAAGAATCGTTTTTACCTACTATAATCACCGACGACTGATAACGTTGCTGAAAAGTTCGCCAATCCAGTACTCATGGATCGATTTATAGTTTTCGAATCACCATAGACCTGTATTACTTTTGCAAACTCGTCACTTTTATCGCGCagtctgaaaataatattgctggTGAATAATAAACGGAAATGAGGTTTTACGTCGAAGCGATAGCGAGTGAAGGGTCCGTGTGTATCGCTGAGGAAAAATAATCGATAGAGTTAGCTGGTTATCACCTGGCCGCTTTCCTGGTAAACGCTGCAAATATCGTGCATAGTTTAGCGAAGTGCTTCTCCACGCCTGTTATACGATCCTGTACAAATTTCGCCTCCTGCTCACTGAAAACAAAATAGATTTATTCAAACGACTCACCATTCACGATCTGTCATAATATCGCGAGACTAAAGTCGGATGCTCGActgattttattcttcaacttaCTACACGCTATTCTGGGAGCGCACTCGAAGCATTTTCCCCTCCGTGAAAGGATTTCGTAAAGTATTCAGTGAATGAACTTACAGCGACAGATTATTTCTCTACAATAATCTCTCGCGAAACTAGAAACGGTTCtggtaattttttttctcgtctaTGTGCAAGACATATTTCGACCAATTGTCCTGGCTGCAAAAGTACAAAACCgtatatagaaaattagaaTGTCTAAATTATGTCAAGAATGTCAAAATGAAATTGTTGTCATTAACGGAAAGTGCGATTGAATCAAAGAAAACTCGAGTAAACACGCGTGATTTACTTGGGCCGGTcaaacacttttattttacttctctaatattattaaataatactaataatcagaataaaatgtataggtTACTTACATTGTATTCAATTTCACTTAATGGAATAGGTTATTTAACGACGAACTAAAACAATAACACTTCCTCGGCTGCGGTCGGATCTCCCGCCTGAGTCTTCCTTCACATTCTCACTCAACTTCTTTTACTACACATCGCAACGACCGCAACgtcattctgtctttattcctcactgaacattgaataaagatagaatgacgttGCGGTCGTTgcgagcgtcaagtggaacacAGCCACAATGCAGTACAATATACTATTTGATTGGTGCGAGACACTGCTGTGTCTcttgatacgcgtatcaaacgATCGGTGTAACTAGGTCATTATCATGGTCTATGACTTACGTCAAATGGGTTTGATACATCGACCGTCAGTGACTGGTGTCTACGCCTGTCTCGAATTTGCATCGTAGCAACATTTTACGCAGTTAGCCAtagaaggaaggaagataTTATCAAAATACGGACCGTCAAAATAAGAACCGAGAAAAGGTTAATTTAGGTATGtcgagatataataaaagtgttttaatttttcttgtacgtgcaTTAGTCGCTCGAGTAATCAGAATTTGTGGATATTTTAATGGTGCAAAGTAAGTGGTATGTTTGCTCGAATTTGCTCATAACAATTGCTCGTGTCGCATTTCCTCggtaattattttctgtaaaatttcttagtgtacgaatacttttgATTTCAAGATTCTCTTTTTGAAACAATGCATCTTattaggccggtattcatagtcgcatcttatattatatttaacaccgtcttaagtttatctgcagatgctgtatagatcatttcattggctacggagtatctgaagatacacttaagatggtcttaaatataagattcgactatgaataccggccttagtATGCGAATCATGAGATGTTCttattattagttatatagtttaaaaatgttttgtttCAGGTTACGTTGGTTATatttaagtgtttttttttcttttttctcttttctatttttctttctctttttctatttctatttctttctatttttacattttatttcatttactctctctctctctctctcgctcgctctgtATACATtccctttccttttctttatctctattctttctcattttttttcattttatttatttttaagttaaGGTCGCTTTGCacccgtatatatacaaggatcGCTTTGCGCCCGTATCTATACAAGGATACAAGGTCGCTTTGCGCCCATACAAGGTTGGTGAGAATAAAAGAAGTGTTGCATAGttgcaaaaaaatttgtaaaaggaTTTACAACGTCTCTAAAAGCAAGGGACATTATTTTCATGCCTgcagaaaaagatataattaccaGAGGCGAATGGCTTAGCGatacacataaataatttccaaCGACTTTTAGAAAGTTGTTCAGATTATAGACCTGTTGATACAGTGCTAATACAGCATCCTGATTCAATAGAACCCAtaccgagaaagagaaagcataTCCAGGTACTACATAGTTCGTTGGGAGGAGAACATTGGGTATGTAGTTATTATGATACAAAAAACATGTATTTacgattctttaaataataaaatgttacatgaGCATCATAAACAATTCTTGACGAAATTATTCCCAACACATGACTTTATCAAGTATCCTGTCAAATTTCCTACTGTGCAAAGTCAACCCAACGGTAGTGATTGCGGTGTTTTCGCAATAGCTTTTGCAGTTTCATTGTTATTTAACATCAAACCAGAAAAAAGTAAGGTATGATCACAGCTTAATGCgtttgcatttaataaaaatttttgagaCAAATATTATTGAGCATTTTCCTCAATATTTAAACTATGGCGTTCCTCAGAAGTGCTTCCATTAGCAGTGGTAAGAGAAGACAAGTTGAAGCGGTCCGTATACGTATAAAACGTCAATATGAAAAGAATATGACATATTGAATCAAGTAAAAGAACTCAAAATTCTCAGCAATGTATGCATAATTTGGAAAAGAATCATGCTAAGAGGAATAAACAGCGGCGTCGATATGAACAggatttagaaaataatcgtGCTGAAAAGCGGCGTCGGTATGAAAGAATTTAGTAAAGACGTGCGCAAAAACGAAAacgttatttcataaattctgAACGTGAACGAGAAAGACAAAAAGAATTATCTTCTGATCGTAAGTGGTTTATAATAAACGATATTATCAGAAAAGAAGTCTAATTCGATACTTgagaatagaaataaaaattatgttaccgaaaatatttgtaaaaaatatgtcaaaatTCGAGCgaggaattttataaaaattcgcgaTTCTCCGGAAGtattcgtaaaaatattttagacaaGCTCAATATTACAGATTGCAGCAAAGGTTATATTGAAAAACGATTAGAAGTTGAAAAAGTCATACGCTGGTGTATGCATCTAAGAGACTGTAATAttcgtaatatatataaaatgttaactcTGCTTAAAAACAATCAGAAACATGTTTGACTGTTGCAGAATGTTCTACAGTTGATGACAAATTATGTGCACTATGTGGCATATCTAGACATACAGCTTCgtccgaaaattattttgttgattcgatttatcacgatataatttcatctGAAGTCAATATAAGGGAGcatctataataaatatgaaaggacagactgaaaatatattacccTTGATGGGGGAAGGGCAAAAAATCGTGGTTGTGCAattctttatgtaaaattaacgatcCGCTTCTAATTGAtcgatatcaaaatttttagaagctataaatatatgtactttAAAGAACGTATCAAAACTCATGCacaatatttatgaatgtaCCGTGAAActtcaaatgataaattaggCCATACGCATAGCtattatattgatttaaatctttataaagCGATGTCAGTTCCAATGCAGTTATTATCGCTCATTTCccaagtaaaaatattaaacgtttaatgTATCaacttaagaatttttatcaaaaattgttgTATTTGGACGAAGCATTATATTCTgctgatttgaatatattaaatgaaattgtaaCTTCAGCACAAGAAAAAGTAGATATGTACAAGCATCAgcaaactgaaataattttgagtgatgatgatattatttctaaatatcatAATGCATTTACGGTTTTGAAAAAACGTTCACTGGACACACCGcggtatatttgtatatcgtGTGAGAGactttgttataaaagaagTGTTTCTAAACTTAGTGAATGTAAAAAGCACGAACTAATtcaatttggaaaaatttgaTGGCATATGTAGAACAACAAAAAATCAATCCGCAATATATATGTCATTATTGTGATCGGAAATTTCGTAGCGGTTTGATGCCTGCTTACTgcattctaaataatttctctgTAAATGATGTACCTGAGGTAATATCGTCTCTTCATGATTTTGAGAAGTTGCTTTTACAAAGAGCTAAAGCTTTTCAAACTGTTGTTAAAATGgaacagttattaataaaaaatacctgaaagacaaaagatacaaaaagttAAAGGTAGAACATTTCATTTACCACTTCCTT
This region includes:
- the LOC113562540 gene encoding protein FAM92A-like, with the protein product MLRVRSQNSVYEQEAKFVQDRITGVEKHFAKLCTIFAAFTRKAARLRDKSDEFAKVIQVYGDSKTINRSMSTGLANFSATLSVVGDYSRDAEVQRLDTKVSAPPSQYAMICKHARDDVKNTFAARDREFTERRQLDKVRERNPRNRQMSQAESELMKASVEMSQVVKGLEEQINSFERRKLHDLKSVLLDFVTIELRFHRKALELLTKAYQDSYPSTKLKILR
- the LOC113562542 gene encoding translation initiation factor IF-2, chloroplastic-like, whose protein sequence is MQYVKMRQKETIALRSVAVTPQLEDEATILKERAMDKGPIDVEMVDSPISPMFPLTQADPLIQAPVPPPLPPPLPPQLPPPVLMGTAAPVRMTPDGKILPKRWRRAGRHPWRGGRGGRGGRGGRGGRVVNIQYFHF
- the LOC113562543 gene encoding uncharacterized protein LOC113562543; this encodes MRAPDSVTRLDTVNRTSFRHAYSLTNLTNRFASSPATLQKLANREAESADSVQTGFTNSSESVQVLRPIPPIPTCQKSFISSIISP